Proteins from one Corynebacterium epidermidicanis genomic window:
- a CDS encoding choice-of-anchor I family protein yields the protein MTIRNRVLATCVALCTSVAVLAPAHANIVAKPVSVSAPGALLNLEAIGTHETGEFEKSAAEIVAYHAASKRLLVVNALSGKITVLDVSKPEQPTELHTVSAGAGTTVNSVAVRPDGLAVATVEPADKTAAGSVIFFDAAGNGDVFGSVPVGSLPDMVTITEDGAFALVANEGEPAEDYSVDPEGSVSVISLPKKVAAGTEVRTATFTAFEGKLPQGVRVFGPEGTDAQNLEPEYISTLDGKAYVALQENNAVAVVDIATATVTDIYPLGTIDHSVVPFDPSDKDGATKLRTAPVKSFRLPDALAAYTAAGKGYFVTANEGDTRDWKGFSEEERVKKLKLSPDFAGLNADQIKQLQSDEQLGRLKVTTTAGQNSDGTYDELYGFGGRGFSIFDTNGNLVFDSGSEFEKILSELPEQPFNPDHTSNDADDRSDDKGAEPEGLTLGTIGSHTFAFIGLERTSGIMVYDITDPQAPAFVTYLNNRDFAAAPDSGTAGDLGPEGLTFIPAEQSPNGKPLLAVGNEVSGTTTIYQVNADPSLTTPVKEPGGTSSSMTSSGSSTLGSSIGVIGGIAAILAAIAGIAPHIPGLQAQIHQLLAMLNIRR from the coding sequence GTGACGATTCGAAATCGCGTATTGGCTACCTGCGTGGCACTGTGCACCTCGGTAGCGGTTCTCGCACCTGCGCACGCAAACATCGTGGCAAAACCAGTATCGGTAAGCGCGCCGGGGGCACTGCTCAATCTGGAAGCTATTGGCACCCATGAGACCGGTGAATTTGAGAAGTCTGCTGCCGAAATCGTCGCCTACCATGCCGCCTCGAAGCGTCTGTTGGTTGTGAATGCGTTGTCCGGGAAGATCACCGTGCTGGACGTATCTAAGCCGGAACAGCCAACCGAACTGCACACGGTCTCCGCTGGGGCCGGCACCACCGTGAATTCGGTTGCGGTGCGCCCGGATGGACTCGCTGTTGCCACGGTTGAGCCTGCCGATAAAACCGCTGCGGGCTCGGTAATTTTCTTCGATGCCGCTGGTAACGGCGACGTGTTTGGTTCTGTGCCGGTAGGCAGCCTCCCCGACATGGTCACTATTACCGAAGATGGAGCATTTGCGCTGGTTGCAAACGAAGGGGAACCTGCAGAAGATTACTCGGTTGACCCGGAGGGGTCCGTGTCCGTGATCTCGCTGCCGAAGAAGGTAGCGGCCGGCACCGAAGTACGCACCGCCACTTTCACGGCCTTCGAGGGCAAGCTGCCGCAAGGAGTCCGAGTATTTGGTCCGGAAGGCACCGACGCGCAAAACTTGGAACCGGAGTACATCTCTACCTTGGATGGTAAGGCGTATGTGGCGCTCCAGGAAAACAATGCGGTTGCTGTGGTCGACATTGCCACCGCGACGGTTACGGACATTTACCCACTTGGAACTATCGACCATTCCGTGGTCCCATTTGATCCTTCCGACAAGGATGGCGCTACCAAGCTTCGTACTGCACCGGTAAAGAGTTTCCGGCTCCCAGACGCGCTCGCTGCTTACACCGCAGCTGGCAAGGGATACTTTGTCACTGCCAACGAAGGCGACACGCGAGACTGGAAGGGGTTCTCCGAAGAAGAACGCGTGAAAAAGCTCAAGCTCAGCCCGGATTTCGCTGGCCTGAACGCCGACCAGATCAAGCAGCTGCAGTCCGACGAGCAGCTGGGCCGACTCAAAGTCACCACCACGGCCGGTCAAAATAGCGACGGCACCTACGATGAGCTCTACGGCTTCGGTGGGCGTGGATTCAGCATCTTCGACACCAACGGTAACCTGGTCTTTGATTCGGGCTCCGAATTTGAAAAGATTCTCTCCGAGTTGCCCGAGCAGCCGTTCAACCCAGACCACACGAGCAACGACGCCGACGATCGCTCCGACGACAAGGGCGCGGAACCTGAAGGCCTCACCTTGGGCACCATCGGCTCCCACACGTTTGCTTTCATCGGCCTGGAACGCACCTCGGGAATCATGGTCTATGACATCACCGATCCCCAAGCTCCGGCCTTTGTTACCTACCTCAACAACCGCGACTTCGCCGCAGCTCCCGACAGCGGAACTGCGGGTGACCTTGGTCCGGAAGGTCTCACATTTATCCCGGCCGAGCAGTCGCCAAACGGCAAGCCTCTCCTGGCCGTGGGCAATGAAGTTTCCGGCACCACGACCATCTACCAGGTCAACGCCGACCCATCGCTGACCACCCCAGTCAAGGAGCCTGGTGGCACCAGCAGCTCGATGACATCCTCGGGTTCCTCTACCCTAGGCTCCTCGATTGGAGTCATCGGTGGGATCGCAGCAATCCTCGCTGCAATCGCGGGCATCGCACCGCACATTCCTGGGCTGCAGGCTCAGATTCACCAGCTGCTAGCGATGCTCAACATCCGTCGATAA
- the dnaE gene encoding DNA polymerase III subunit alpha, giving the protein MSNSSFVHLHNHTEYSMLDGMAKIDMLADEVLRQGMPAVGITDHGNMFGSDAFYRKMTEVGVKPIIGIEAYLAPESRFNKQRIKWGEPHQKSDDVSASGAYLHQTMVAENAEGLQNLFYLSSMASYEGQLGKWPRMDAEIIAERASGIIATTGCPSGDVQTRLRLGQFNEALEAAAMWQDIYGKENYFLELMDHGLDIENRVRSELLEIGRKLDLPPLVTNDCHYVLESQAQAHEAMLCVQTGKTLHDEDRFKFDGTGYYIKSAAEMRASWDHTVPGACDNTLLIAERVQDYGEIWEPHTHDRMPIADVPEGETPTSWLHKEVMRGLQDRFPGKEVPQEYIDRANYEIEVIDMKGYPSYFLIVAELIKHARSVGIRVGPGRGSAAGALVAYALTITNIDPIEHDLLFERFLNPERPSAPDIDIDFEDRRREEMIHYATERWGEDKIAQVITFGTVKTKQAIKDSARVQFGQPGYQIADRITKALPPAIMAKDIPLSGITDPEHPRYGEAGEVRQLIETDPDVRKIYDTARGLEGVVRQAGVHACAVIMASVPLLDCIPMWKRQQDGALITGWPYPACEAIGLLKMDFLGLRNLTVIGDALENIKRNRGIDLDLENLSTEDPETYKLLARGDTLGVFQLDGGGMRELLKRMEPTGFDDIVAALALYRPGPMGVNAHLDYADRKNGRQEIKPIHPELEEPLKEILGDTYGLIVYQEQIMRISQKVANYTAGQADGFRKAMGKKKPEVLAKEFVNFEAGMKSNGFSDGAIKALWDTIEPFAAYAFNKSHAAGYGLVSFWTGYLKANYTAEYMAALLTSVADKKDKSAIYLADCRHLGLKVMPPDINESVLDFVAVGDDIRFGLGAVRNVGEDVVESIVATRAEKGHFKDFSDYLDKIDTVPCSKRVTESLIKAGAFDSLGHPRKGLVLVHEDAVDSVIATKKAADKGQFDLFAGFGADDGGDTTNFFAVQVPDEEWDRKHELALEREMLGLYVSGHPLDGFEEALAAQTDTALTTILGGELKHGTEVTIGGIIASVDRRFSKRDGSPWAIVTVEDHNGASVELLVFNKVYALVATQLVEDNIILAKAHVSIRDDRMSLFCDDLKAPELGAGNGQGLPLKLVMRTDQCTMENIAKLKQVLLSNAGESDVYLKLVDGEHSTMMVLGDHLRVNRTGSLMGDLKATMGPGILG; this is encoded by the coding sequence ATGAGCAATTCTTCCTTCGTGCATCTGCATAACCACACTGAATATTCGATGCTCGACGGAATGGCAAAAATTGACATGCTTGCCGACGAGGTTTTGCGCCAAGGTATGCCGGCGGTAGGAATCACCGACCACGGCAACATGTTTGGCTCAGATGCCTTTTACCGCAAGATGACCGAGGTGGGGGTCAAGCCCATCATCGGTATTGAGGCCTACCTCGCGCCGGAATCACGCTTCAACAAGCAGCGCATCAAGTGGGGCGAGCCTCACCAGAAGTCGGACGACGTGTCTGCATCCGGCGCATATCTCCACCAGACGATGGTCGCTGAAAATGCCGAGGGGCTGCAAAATCTCTTTTACCTGTCCTCGATGGCCTCCTACGAGGGGCAGCTTGGCAAATGGCCACGCATGGATGCGGAAATCATTGCCGAGCGGGCCTCAGGCATCATCGCCACCACCGGCTGCCCCTCCGGAGACGTCCAGACTCGCCTGCGCCTGGGACAGTTCAATGAAGCGCTCGAAGCCGCTGCGATGTGGCAGGACATCTACGGTAAGGAAAACTACTTCCTGGAGTTGATGGATCACGGGCTTGATATTGAAAACCGCGTGCGTTCGGAGCTGCTCGAAATTGGTCGGAAACTCGACTTGCCACCACTAGTCACCAATGACTGCCACTATGTGCTCGAATCCCAAGCTCAGGCCCACGAAGCGATGCTGTGCGTGCAAACCGGTAAGACGCTACACGACGAAGATAGGTTCAAATTCGACGGCACCGGTTATTACATCAAGTCAGCTGCCGAGATGCGTGCCTCGTGGGACCATACCGTGCCAGGCGCGTGCGATAACACGCTGCTCATCGCCGAGCGAGTTCAAGACTACGGAGAGATCTGGGAACCACACACGCACGACCGCATGCCGATTGCGGATGTGCCGGAAGGCGAAACTCCAACATCTTGGCTGCACAAAGAAGTAATGCGTGGCCTGCAAGACCGATTCCCCGGCAAAGAGGTACCGCAGGAGTACATCGATCGCGCGAACTATGAGATCGAAGTCATCGATATGAAGGGCTATCCTTCTTACTTCCTCATCGTCGCTGAGCTCATCAAACACGCCCGTTCTGTAGGCATCCGCGTGGGGCCCGGGCGTGGTTCGGCAGCCGGCGCACTCGTCGCCTATGCATTGACGATTACAAATATTGACCCGATCGAGCATGACCTACTGTTCGAGCGATTCCTTAATCCGGAACGACCTTCGGCGCCCGATATCGATATTGACTTTGAGGATCGGCGCCGTGAAGAAATGATTCACTACGCCACCGAGCGTTGGGGCGAGGACAAAATCGCCCAGGTGATCACCTTCGGCACTGTGAAAACGAAACAGGCCATCAAGGACTCCGCCCGCGTGCAATTCGGTCAGCCGGGCTATCAGATCGCTGACCGCATCACCAAGGCGCTGCCACCTGCGATCATGGCCAAAGATATTCCGCTGTCCGGTATCACCGATCCCGAGCACCCCCGGTACGGGGAAGCTGGCGAGGTTCGACAGTTAATTGAAACTGACCCCGATGTGCGCAAGATTTATGACACTGCGCGCGGACTTGAGGGCGTTGTGCGGCAAGCTGGCGTCCACGCGTGTGCGGTGATTATGGCGTCGGTACCGCTGCTGGACTGCATCCCAATGTGGAAACGGCAACAGGACGGCGCACTGATTACCGGATGGCCTTATCCGGCGTGCGAAGCTATCGGCTTGCTGAAGATGGACTTTCTGGGGTTGCGTAACCTCACGGTGATCGGTGACGCGCTGGAAAACATCAAGCGCAACCGTGGCATTGACCTTGACCTGGAGAATCTGTCCACGGAAGATCCGGAAACCTACAAACTCCTTGCCCGCGGCGACACCCTGGGCGTGTTCCAGCTCGACGGTGGTGGCATGCGAGAGCTGCTGAAGCGAATGGAGCCAACCGGCTTCGACGACATCGTCGCCGCCCTGGCGCTTTACCGCCCAGGTCCGATGGGCGTGAACGCCCACCTGGACTACGCCGACCGCAAGAATGGACGCCAGGAAATCAAGCCGATTCACCCTGAACTGGAAGAGCCACTCAAGGAAATCCTGGGCGATACCTATGGTCTGATCGTGTATCAGGAGCAGATCATGCGTATTTCGCAAAAGGTCGCAAATTACACGGCTGGCCAAGCAGACGGCTTCCGCAAGGCCATGGGTAAGAAGAAACCCGAGGTGTTGGCGAAAGAGTTCGTCAACTTTGAAGCTGGGATGAAGTCCAATGGCTTCTCCGATGGGGCAATCAAGGCGCTGTGGGACACCATCGAACCATTTGCGGCCTACGCGTTTAACAAATCGCACGCCGCCGGCTATGGTTTGGTGTCCTTCTGGACCGGGTACCTGAAGGCCAACTACACTGCGGAATACATGGCTGCATTGTTGACGTCAGTGGCAGATAAAAAGGATAAATCTGCTATCTACCTCGCGGATTGTCGCCACCTTGGTCTGAAAGTCATGCCGCCTGACATCAACGAGTCAGTTCTCGACTTCGTGGCCGTGGGCGATGACATCCGCTTCGGTTTGGGTGCAGTGCGTAACGTCGGTGAAGACGTGGTCGAATCGATCGTTGCCACTCGCGCCGAAAAAGGCCACTTCAAGGACTTTTCGGACTACCTCGACAAGATTGACACCGTGCCGTGTAGCAAGCGCGTGACTGAGTCGCTCATCAAGGCGGGGGCTTTCGATTCCCTGGGGCATCCGCGTAAAGGGCTTGTGTTGGTCCATGAAGATGCCGTCGATTCGGTAATTGCCACCAAAAAGGCAGCGGACAAGGGCCAGTTCGATTTGTTTGCTGGTTTCGGAGCTGACGACGGCGGGGACACCACAAACTTCTTCGCTGTACAAGTCCCTGACGAGGAATGGGACCGCAAGCACGAACTGGCGTTGGAACGGGAAATGCTGGGCTTGTACGTGTCCGGACACCCGCTCGATGGCTTTGAAGAAGCATTGGCCGCGCAAACCGACACCGCCCTCACCACGATCTTGGGCGGCGAGCTCAAACATGGCACGGAAGTGACTATCGGCGGGATTATTGCGTCCGTCGACCGGCGCTTTTCCAAGCGGGACGGCTCGCCGTGGGCTATTGTCACGGTGGAAGACCACAACGGTGCTTCCGTTGAGTTGTTGGTGTTCAACAAGGTTTACGCCTTGGTGGCAACCCAGCTGGTGGAAGACAACATCATCTTGGCCAAGGCACACGTCTCGATCCGCGACGACCGCATGTCACTGTTCTGCGATGACCTCAAAGCACCTGAATTGGGCGCCGGAAATGGCCAGGGCCTGCCGCTCAAGCTCGTGATGCGTACCGACCAATGCACCATGGAAAACATCGCCAAGCTGAAGCAAGTGTTGCTATCCAACGCCGGAGAATCCGATGTCTACCTCAAACTTGTTGACGGCGAGCACTCCACGATGATGGTTCTCGGCGATCACTTGCGGGTCAATCGCACCGGCAGCCTCATGGGTGACCTCAAGGCCACCATGGGGCCGGGCATCTTGGGGTAG
- the rarD gene encoding EamA family transporter RarD — MFYAIVAYLLWGAFAAFFPLLQPAQPLEIIAHRIVWTSILMALLLSGTKGWKELRQADKRTWRTLVFAALAIALNWLTYVTIVNSGHVAEAALGYFINPLVNVLLGLVFLGEKLRLLQKLSVGIAIFAVSVLVFLSGQPPLGGLVLAASFGVYGLLKKQVQLSAETSLAAETFLLAPASLGYLIYLFSTGELTFFQHGLGHALLLICTGFITAIPMLLFNKATRLIPLGTIGMLQYLTPTMQMLWAVLIMHEQMPTIRWFGFIVIWISVAIFVWDIWLQRKPGGSGPRRPLPKA, encoded by the coding sequence GTGTTCTATGCCATCGTCGCTTATTTGCTGTGGGGCGCTTTTGCTGCGTTCTTCCCGTTACTGCAACCAGCACAGCCACTAGAAATTATTGCGCACCGCATCGTATGGACGTCCATCTTGATGGCACTGCTGCTCAGTGGCACAAAAGGTTGGAAGGAACTACGCCAAGCAGACAAGCGCACCTGGCGCACCCTCGTATTTGCCGCATTAGCCATCGCGCTGAACTGGCTCACCTACGTAACCATCGTCAACTCCGGACATGTGGCCGAAGCAGCCTTGGGGTACTTCATCAATCCACTGGTGAACGTCCTGTTGGGCTTGGTGTTCCTCGGTGAAAAACTACGCCTCCTGCAAAAGTTGAGCGTAGGTATCGCAATTTTTGCCGTGAGTGTGCTCGTATTCCTCAGCGGACAGCCTCCTCTTGGGGGTTTGGTCCTAGCCGCTTCTTTTGGCGTCTACGGGCTCCTCAAGAAGCAAGTTCAACTCTCCGCCGAAACATCCTTAGCAGCAGAGACGTTTCTGCTCGCACCGGCATCATTGGGATACCTGATATACCTCTTCAGCACCGGCGAGCTAACCTTCTTTCAGCACGGCCTCGGCCATGCATTGCTGCTGATCTGCACTGGTTTCATCACCGCGATCCCGATGCTGTTGTTCAACAAGGCCACCCGCTTGATCCCGCTGGGCACCATCGGAATGCTGCAGTACCTCACCCCGACCATGCAAATGCTGTGGGCGGTGCTCATCATGCACGAACAAATGCCGACCATTCGGTGGTTCGGATTTATTGTTATCTGGATTTCGGTTGCCATTTTTGTCTGGGATATTTGGCTGCAACGCAAACCCGGCGGCTCCGGCCCCCGCCGACCGTTACCCAAGGCCTAG
- a CDS encoding RluA family pseudouridine synthase, producing MRESRQLPVPEGLAGMRVDAALAKLLGLSRTMVAELAEAGDIRVDGRTVGKSDRLIADTWLDVTLPEPPKSLEPKEELIEGMDILYADEDVIALNKPVGVAAHPTVGWEGPTVLGGLAAAGFRISTSGPPERKGIVQRLDVGTSGVMVVAASERGYSVLKRAFRDRTVTKTYHALVQGHPDPLTGTIDAPIGRHPSAGWRFAVTTDGKPSITHYETIEAFREATLLDVHLETGRTHQIRVHFSSLHHPCCGDPMYGSDPNLNQRLGLTRQWLHAVRLGFEHPADGHYMEVESPYPPDLQHALDVLRA from the coding sequence ATGCGTGAGTCCCGGCAGCTTCCTGTTCCAGAAGGGCTCGCGGGCATGCGTGTCGACGCCGCCCTGGCCAAATTACTGGGGTTGTCCCGAACCATGGTCGCCGAGCTCGCAGAAGCTGGCGATATTCGCGTAGACGGTCGCACCGTGGGGAAGTCCGACCGGTTGATCGCCGATACCTGGCTGGATGTCACGCTTCCTGAGCCACCAAAGTCGCTCGAACCCAAAGAAGAACTTATCGAAGGCATGGACATCCTCTATGCGGACGAAGATGTTATTGCGCTAAATAAGCCCGTCGGGGTGGCAGCGCACCCGACGGTGGGGTGGGAAGGCCCAACCGTGTTGGGTGGCCTCGCTGCGGCTGGCTTCCGCATTTCCACCTCCGGCCCGCCAGAGCGCAAGGGTATCGTGCAGCGCCTGGACGTTGGCACTTCGGGAGTGATGGTGGTTGCGGCGTCGGAACGCGGGTATAGCGTGCTCAAGCGCGCCTTTCGGGACCGAACCGTCACTAAGACTTATCACGCGCTGGTCCAGGGCCATCCGGACCCGTTAACCGGCACTATCGACGCTCCAATCGGCCGGCATCCCTCCGCAGGCTGGCGATTCGCGGTCACAACCGACGGCAAACCATCCATCACCCATTATGAAACCATTGAGGCATTCCGGGAAGCGACGCTTCTCGACGTCCACCTCGAAACCGGCCGAACGCACCAAATTAGAGTGCACTTTTCCTCCCTCCATCACCCCTGCTGCGGCGACCCGATGTATGGCTCCGACCCAAACCTTAACCAGCGACTGGGCCTTACCCGTCAGTGGCTGCACGCGGTGCGTCTGGGCTTTGAACACCCCGCCGATGGGCACTACATGGAAGTGGAATCGCCCTATCCGCCGGACCTACAGCATGCATTGGATGTCCTGCGGGCGTGA
- the lspA gene encoding signal peptidase II, with protein sequence MFAIAVAAASIDQLTKFLVLRTLTPGVPHPVIGDWFRWYLLFNSGAAFSFGEGATWVFTCIQLAFVVGIAVYSRKVVGGWNAVGLALIAGGALGNLIDRLFRAPAFFVGHVVDFISVGNFAVFNIADSCITVGVVCFIVGVFLEEKRAMRHA encoded by the coding sequence ATGTTTGCCATTGCCGTGGCTGCGGCCAGCATCGATCAGCTCACGAAGTTTCTTGTGTTGCGGACACTGACTCCTGGGGTGCCGCACCCTGTCATTGGGGATTGGTTCCGCTGGTACTTGTTGTTCAATTCCGGGGCAGCATTTTCGTTTGGTGAAGGCGCAACCTGGGTGTTTACCTGCATTCAGTTAGCATTCGTGGTGGGAATCGCGGTGTATTCGCGCAAAGTAGTTGGGGGGTGGAACGCCGTAGGGCTGGCGTTGATAGCCGGCGGGGCATTGGGCAATTTGATCGATCGGTTATTTCGGGCGCCAGCGTTTTTTGTTGGACATGTGGTGGACTTTATCTCCGTAGGGAACTTTGCTGTTTTTAATATCGCGGATTCCTGCATTACGGTGGGCGTAGTGTGTTTCATTGTGGGAGTGTTTTTAGAGGAAAAGCGGGCGATGCGTCATGCGTGA
- a CDS encoding asparaginase has protein sequence MTEAVKKIIVITTGGTIACTTDHNGVLLPTVSGEDLIAPIRSRFPNGSVVIEVRELTRLDSASMTLGDIDEIVSAVHEALDDAETTGVVVTHGTDSMEETAIAVDTFHTDPRPVVFTGAQKPADHPSADGPANLFEAILVAADASARGIGALIVFGHAVLPARGAMKWHTTDELAFATNGPEEPTRPDPVAPALLADVRIDVIYAYPGAPRTTVDALLEAGSQGIVVEAMGAGNVGRDLAQGLSHALEQGIPVVISTRTPRGDVHGSYGGAGGGATLAALGALGSTYFRAGQARILLAIAIATGRHPATLF, from the coding sequence ATGACTGAAGCAGTGAAGAAAATCATCGTTATCACCACAGGTGGCACAATCGCGTGCACTACAGACCACAACGGCGTACTCCTGCCAACCGTTTCTGGTGAAGATCTGATTGCCCCTATCCGAAGCCGTTTCCCAAACGGCAGTGTTGTCATTGAAGTGCGAGAGCTAACACGGCTCGATTCCGCCTCCATGACTTTAGGAGACATCGACGAAATCGTCTCTGCAGTCCACGAAGCCCTCGATGATGCCGAGACCACCGGAGTCGTGGTTACCCACGGCACCGACTCGATGGAAGAAACTGCGATTGCCGTTGATACGTTCCACACAGATCCGCGGCCTGTCGTATTCACCGGAGCTCAAAAACCTGCCGACCACCCGTCTGCGGACGGCCCCGCCAATCTCTTTGAAGCAATCCTCGTTGCTGCTGATGCCTCAGCGCGCGGCATTGGCGCACTGATCGTATTTGGCCACGCCGTACTCCCGGCACGGGGCGCGATGAAATGGCATACCACCGACGAACTCGCATTTGCCACAAACGGCCCGGAAGAACCCACGAGGCCTGACCCTGTCGCCCCCGCATTGCTTGCCGACGTCCGCATCGACGTCATCTACGCTTATCCCGGCGCGCCGCGCACCACTGTCGATGCATTGCTCGAAGCCGGGAGCCAAGGAATTGTCGTGGAAGCTATGGGTGCGGGCAACGTCGGGCGCGATCTGGCTCAAGGACTCAGCCACGCCTTGGAGCAAGGTATTCCGGTCGTCATCAGCACGCGGACCCCGCGCGGTGACGTACATGGCAGCTATGGCGGTGCTGGGGGCGGAGCTACCCTGGCTGCCCTTGGTGCGCTGGGATCTACCTATTTCCGTGCTGGGCAAGCTCGCATTCTCTTGGCAATCGCAATAGCAACCGGCAGGCACCCGGCAACACTGTTCTAG
- a CDS encoding DNA polymerase IV: MQRWVLHIDMDAFFASVEQLTRPTLRGRPVLVGGLAGRGVVAGASYEARKFGARSAMPMFQARALIGPRATTVRPRFPVYSAASKRVFEIVRAQAGLVEQLSIDEAFLEPSVLQGADPEKVGQWCQQLRESIRRETGLPASLGAGPGKQAAKIGSGLAKPDGVFVIPVTDQVRLLHPLPVRQLWGIGPISEQKLKRLGIDTIGDFAALEQKEVEAALGKTVGPALWQIAQGNDDRSVAPRAEAKQVSAEHTYPKDLTTKAEVDEAVSRSMTDAYRRLKKDGRAARTISVKLKLADFTTETRSLTLSYASDDLETLTAATRRLTRYPEQIGPIRLVGVSLSGLELERQDVMFPELDQQVTVTEDVAGDFETGVRSSSHSEVISLVNSPQLEESRSGTWYSTQDVFHPEYGHGWVQGCGHGVVTVRFETRSTAHGRTKSFADDDPLLTEADPLASLDWDDWLSENYER; this comes from the coding sequence ATGCAACGTTGGGTACTTCATATTGATATGGACGCGTTCTTCGCATCCGTGGAACAGTTAACCCGACCAACGTTGAGAGGGCGACCAGTGTTGGTCGGAGGTCTGGCGGGACGAGGCGTGGTAGCCGGCGCATCTTACGAAGCACGTAAATTCGGGGCGCGCAGTGCTATGCCCATGTTTCAAGCTCGAGCTTTGATTGGGCCAAGGGCGACAACCGTTCGTCCTCGTTTTCCGGTGTACAGCGCCGCTTCCAAGCGCGTATTTGAAATTGTGCGAGCTCAGGCTGGTTTGGTCGAACAGCTGTCGATCGATGAGGCTTTCCTTGAACCATCCGTGTTGCAAGGGGCGGATCCCGAAAAGGTGGGGCAGTGGTGCCAACAGCTTCGGGAAAGCATAAGACGGGAGACTGGCCTCCCAGCCTCGCTCGGCGCGGGGCCGGGTAAGCAAGCCGCAAAAATCGGTTCGGGCCTTGCTAAGCCGGACGGAGTATTTGTCATTCCCGTCACCGATCAAGTGCGACTCCTTCATCCGCTGCCGGTCCGGCAGTTGTGGGGGATTGGCCCAATTTCCGAACAAAAGTTGAAGCGATTGGGTATCGATACCATCGGAGACTTTGCAGCGCTGGAGCAAAAGGAGGTCGAAGCAGCCCTCGGGAAAACTGTAGGTCCAGCGCTGTGGCAGATCGCCCAAGGTAACGACGATCGATCCGTGGCACCCCGAGCCGAAGCTAAACAAGTATCAGCTGAACATACCTATCCCAAGGATCTAACCACCAAAGCGGAGGTCGACGAGGCTGTGAGCCGCAGCATGACCGACGCTTATCGACGCCTGAAGAAAGACGGCCGCGCAGCAAGAACGATCAGCGTCAAATTGAAACTCGCGGACTTTACTACCGAGACTCGCTCGCTGACACTGTCTTACGCAAGTGATGATCTAGAAACTTTGACCGCGGCCACCCGGCGCTTAACACGCTATCCAGAGCAGATCGGGCCAATTCGATTGGTTGGGGTGTCTTTGAGCGGGCTGGAACTTGAACGGCAAGATGTAATGTTTCCTGAGCTTGACCAGCAAGTAACCGTGACCGAAGATGTCGCTGGTGACTTTGAAACCGGAGTTCGCTCCTCGAGCCATTCAGAAGTAATTAGCTTGGTGAATTCGCCTCAACTTGAAGAATCGCGTTCGGGAACGTGGTACAGCACCCAAGATGTTTTCCACCCGGAGTACGGGCACGGTTGGGTGCAAGGGTGTGGGCACGGCGTAGTAACGGTGAGATTTGAAACGCGTTCCACGGCTCACGGTAGAACCAAGAGTTTTGCGGACGACGATCCACTCCTCACCGAGGCTGACCCACTGGCCAGTCTCGATTGGGATGACTGGCTGTCGGAAAACTATGAACGCTAG